A stretch of DNA from Dokdonia sp. PRO95:
GGCAACAATATTAAGGTGATTGCTAGAAGCCCAAGAAAAGGCATGAGATTAAAATTCCACACAAGATCTTCTGGGGCAAAATAGTAGGCCACTACTGTGGATACCACAGAAAATATACCCCAAATGGTAAATGCAAAGAAAAAACGGGACCAATCTATGTTTTTTCTAGCGGTTACTAGCTTTGTAAATCGCTGTTTATGAATATACTTTACCACAATAACGAGTCCAAGTAACCCTCCTAAAAAGGTGCAAAGTGCAAGTATTAAGTAGAGATTACTTTCTCCCTCAAAAAGTGGAAAGAAGTTCTCTTCACCTGCTTCCATAAAGGTATCTATATCGCCAGCTTTCATCCATGATCCTACCGTTATAGGGATTACTCCTAAAAATTGCCATCCTACAAAGAATATTATTAAGAAACCTACTATGTATCTCCACCCCTCGTGTAAACTCTTATACGCCTGCTCTATATACATATATTATAATTTAAAATCCCACTGCTTGTTATTATTCATTTTTAAAGTTCCATTCACTACTTCTAGTGGTGATGGAATATTATTTGTAAAAAGACTACCTGTACCCAGTCCTTGAGGTCCTTTTGCTCCTATTTTGTGTGTCCATTGTGCGATTGCGTTGAGCCCAACATTACTTTCTAATGCAGAAGTAATCCACCATTCGATTCCTAATGAATCTGCCACATCAATCCACTCTTGACTTCCCTTAAAACCTCCTACAAAACTAGGTTTTAAAATAATATATTGCGGTTTTATAGTTTCTAGTAGCTCACGTTTTGAAGCGAGATCTGTCACTCCTATGAGTTCTTCATCTAGCGCTATGGGTGTAGGTGTACTGGCACATAATTCGGCCATTTCCTTCCACTGTTTTGTAGCAATAGGTTGTTCTATCGAGTGAATATCTAGCTCAGCTAGTTGGGCTAGGACTTCTTTAGCTTTCGCGAAAGCAAAACCACCATTTGCATCAACCCGCAAGGTAAGCTGCTCTTTACTATAATCCTTTCTTATAGAGGAAAGAATCGCCATTTCGTCTTCAAACTCAATAGCACCTATTTTCATTTTTATGCAATCAAAACCTTGCTCAAGCTTTTCGGCTACTTGGGTTCTCATAAAATCCTCATCTCCCATCCACACAAGTCCATTAATATCTATAGCCGATGTTCCTTTTGTAAAAGAAGATGGAAATAGAACGAAGGGATCACTAGACGCGAGTGATAAGAACGCCATCTCGACACCTGCCTGTATACTTGGGTATTCCATTAGCTCATCCCAAAGCGCCTGAGGCCCATTTGAAATATGATTACAAACCCATTGTAATTTTTGTTCATAATCTGGCACGTCATCATAACTAAGACCCCTGAGGATACCGCACTCACCTACACCAGTTTTACCAGCATCTTGAATAATAATATACCACGTCTCTTTAGTACGTAATATACCTCGAGAAGTACCGCTAGGTCTTTTAAACTCTAAAATATGTTTTTTATACTGTGCTTTCAATAGAATTATATTGGTCTAGTAAAAATACTTAATCATAGGCATACATTACTCATAGAATAGTATTCTCAAGAATTTGAATAATCACTCTTTTAGTGTACAAGCAAGCGGTTCATCCCCTATTTATTGCCTTACATCTATGTTCTTTTCAATAGACATCAAACAACAAAATCATAAATACCTATAAAACAATTATTTAACTCAAATTTTTACAAGTTAAAAATATTCGAAATATATTTTTTGTAATAAAAAAAATAAGTAGTTTTATATAAATAAACGTCACTATTATGATTGCATATCCTACAAAGGGACATTTATTAGTAGCCGAACCATCAATACTGGGTGATACTTCATTCACTAGGTCTGTTATTCTTCTTGCAGATCATAATGATAAAGGCTCTGTAGGGTTTATTCTTAACAAACCCCTGGATGTCAAACTATCAGATTTAATAGAAGGTATAGAAGATTGTGAGATGCCCATATACAATGGTGGTCCCGTAGAGCAAGAGAACTTATATTTCATACATACTGCGCCAGATCTTATAGAAGGTAGTCTAGAGATAGCATCAGGCATTTACTGGGGAGGAAATTTTGAAAGAGCTCTAGAACTTATCATAAATGAAGAGATATGCTGTGAGAAAATTAAATTTTTTCTTGGATATAGTGGGTGGGACAGTAACCAACTTAATCAAGAGATTATCCAGAACAGCTGGGTAATTCTTGAAAATGAACAGCAAGACGAGCTACTTAAAGATAACCACACAGCGCTGTGGAGAGATAAAATTATTGAGATAGGCGGCGATTATGCGTTATGGTCTAATGCTCCTGAGAATCCACAATATAATTAACCCAACCTTACTTTTACATTAAGCTTTTTAAGAAGTGCAGAGGCTGTATCTATCTTGAACTGCTTCTTTCTATACTTTGTAATGGGTTGTATTCCCATAATTGTGTTTGTAATAAAAAGCTCATCTGCCTTTTGTAATTCAAAAGGTGATATTGATGCCTCTTCAAAAGTATATTCATCCATCAATCCTATTATACTGATGAGTTGTTTCCTTATAACTCCACGCAAGCAACCATCAGATAGTGGCGGCGTTTTAATATGAGTTCCTTTTACTAAGAATAAATTTCCTTGAAGTGCTTCGGCTATATTTTTCTCATTATTTACTAGAAGACAGTTATCATATCCATTTTCTTGAGCATAGATGCTCCCTGTAACGTGTACAATCTTATTTGTAGTCTTGAGCGTAGATATTAAATCTGCATTTATGTAATGATCTTTATACAACTCAACTTCATACGGCTCTTCGTTGAGAAGATAAAATGGATTAGTGTGCGCTTTCGCGAAAGCGTAATAGCCCACACCACGCTCCTCCGGAAGATATTTACCACCACCAGATCTATACACCGTAATGCGTATACGAGCAGTTTGATCAATTAAACTTGATGCTTCAAGTGTTTTTAAGAGTTCTTGTTCGAGAAATTCTGGCGTAAATTCCATAGGGATTTCCATGCGGAGAATACGCATAGAAGCCATGAGTCTAAAGTAGTGGTCTTCCCAGAAAAGAAGCTTCCCGTTTACTGCCTTGATTGTTTCAAAAAGTCCATCGCCATAAAGTAAACCTCTATTAAATGGATTAAGTTGCGCGTCTTCTGGTGAGAATAAAGTTCCGTTGTGATTGATCATAAAAAAACCGCCTTTTTGGGAGGCGGTGCAAAGATATTAATTAGGCTTTAGTTATGATGAGCCTATTACTTGTTTCAACTCTGAAATTTGATTTTCCCAAAACATTTTACCTTCATCTACTTCATCTTCCTCTGCAAAGTCTGTTACCATAAGTGATACATCCTTTGTAATCTCATCTACTTGTAGGCGCAATTCAAAATAATACTCCTCACCTTCGTCTGCTGCCCACTGAAATTTTATACGATCACCATTCTTTTTAGTAAGAAGCTTTGCTTTTTCTTCACTTCCATCCCAAATAAAAGTATAGTGGTCGCCTCTTAAATTTACATTATCTGCAAACCACTCGCTCATCCCTGATGGAGTAGCTATGTATTGGTATAACAAAGAAGGAGAAGCCCTTACAACAAACTCAATCTCATATTTAATTTTATCGCTCATAGAAATTTCTTAATGGTATGACAATATATTGAAAGTAATTAGGAGAACAAAGTAATTAAATTGATTTTATTTAAGAAAGAGGTTTGCACAACCACTAATATATTTTATATTTGCACCCGCTTAGGAACATTGCTTAAGCAACAACGTAA
This window harbors:
- a CDS encoding YqgE/AlgH family protein, giving the protein MIAYPTKGHLLVAEPSILGDTSFTRSVILLADHNDKGSVGFILNKPLDVKLSDLIEGIEDCEMPIYNGGPVEQENLYFIHTAPDLIEGSLEIASGIYWGGNFERALELIINEEICCEKIKFFLGYSGWDSNQLNQEIIQNSWVILENEQQDELLKDNHTALWRDKIIEIGGDYALWSNAPENPQYN
- a CDS encoding aminotransferase class IV; this encodes MINHNGTLFSPEDAQLNPFNRGLLYGDGLFETIKAVNGKLLFWEDHYFRLMASMRILRMEIPMEFTPEFLEQELLKTLEASSLIDQTARIRITVYRSGGGKYLPEERGVGYYAFAKAHTNPFYLLNEEPYEVELYKDHYINADLISTLKTTNKIVHVTGSIYAQENGYDNCLLVNNEKNIAEALQGNLFLVKGTHIKTPPLSDGCLRGVIRKQLISIIGLMDEYTFEEASISPFELQKADELFITNTIMGIQPITKYRKKQFKIDTASALLKKLNVKVRLG
- a CDS encoding CPBP family intramembrane glutamic endopeptidase; protein product: MYIEQAYKSLHEGWRYIVGFLIIFFVGWQFLGVIPITVGSWMKAGDIDTFMEAGEENFFPLFEGESNLYLILALCTFLGGLLGLVIVVKYIHKQRFTKLVTARKNIDWSRFFFAFTIWGIFSVVSTVVAYYFAPEDLVWNFNLMPFLGLLAITLILLPLQTSFEEFLFRGYLMQGIGVAAGNKFVPLIITSLIFGLMHALNPEIEKLGYSILSVYIGLGFFLGIITLMDDGMELALGFHAANNMFIALLVTSDWSALQTNSIFLDVAEPSAIGQIVPIFIILPILMFVFARKYKWSNWKEKLTGSVKPPVAD
- the menC gene encoding o-succinylbenzoate synthase, with product MKAQYKKHILEFKRPSGTSRGILRTKETWYIIIQDAGKTGVGECGILRGLSYDDVPDYEQKLQWVCNHISNGPQALWDELMEYPSIQAGVEMAFLSLASSDPFVLFPSSFTKGTSAIDINGLVWMGDEDFMRTQVAEKLEQGFDCIKMKIGAIEFEDEMAILSSIRKDYSKEQLTLRVDANGGFAFAKAKEVLAQLAELDIHSIEQPIATKQWKEMAELCASTPTPIALDEELIGVTDLASKRELLETIKPQYIILKPSFVGGFKGSQEWIDVADSLGIEWWITSALESNVGLNAIAQWTHKIGAKGPQGLGTGSLFTNNIPSPLEVVNGTLKMNNNKQWDFKL
- a CDS encoding START-like domain-containing protein: MSDKIKYEIEFVVRASPSLLYQYIATPSGMSEWFADNVNLRGDHYTFIWDGSEEKAKLLTKKNGDRIKFQWAADEGEEYYFELRLQVDEITKDVSLMVTDFAEEDEVDEGKMFWENQISELKQVIGSS